Genomic DNA from Cyprinus carpio isolate SPL01 chromosome A22, ASM1834038v1, whole genome shotgun sequence:
ttaatatgccAATCTTTAAAACCAAGGTAGCCTGATTTTGAAACTATTATTCAATCTTTATTTCTCTGATCAAAGCAGTTATAATTATAGTTTAAGAAATCGGTTTCTtgaatgttaaatgtaataaGTCTTGTAActgtttcaattaatttattaaagtaatgtaactgataacATCTGATTACGTTTCTAAACTTCTAACCAATGTTTTCAAGtgttaaaatgttactgtttaaAATTATAACAAGAAACAGTTAACTTTtattggtcacagagcttattttctgcagcAACCCAAAAGCAGATGGAAAAACAATGCTAGGTTTTTTTTGTGAAGGAACCACAGTGATGCACTtccaggttggcctacaaaaatacataataacgTGATCTCTACACCATTCTCATTTTTCATGAATGTTACATAAACTTTAAGATATCAAATCTTTATTTGTcacttttaaatgacaaaacaatatcCAGCGGCGTATGACAAAAAAACAGGAGAAAGTTAATTCACGACAGACTCCCGAAAACCTTCTCAAAGGCATTTTTGTCCACCATTCGTCCCAGTCTGGTAGAGAAGTATATAGTATCAGAACGGCTGTAGCGCTTTAAACCCAGGATCAGTTCTCCTTTGGTATCCCCAGACTCTCCCAGAGTCATGACATCTGACACGGACacgtacagtacaggtcaaaagtttggaaacattactatttttaatgtttttgaaagaagtctcttctgctcatcaagcctgcatttatttgatcaaaaatacagaaaaaaaacagatatattgtgaaatattattacaacttaaaataatagttttctatttgaatatactttaaaaaaataatttattcctgtgatgcaaagctgaattttcagcatcattactccagccttcagtgtcacgtgtaacatccagtctatcacatgatcatttagaaatcattctaatattctgatttattatgagtgttggaaacagtgctgctgtctaatatatttgatgaataaaaggttaaaaagaactgcatttattcaaaaaaaaaaaaaaaattctaataatatattttctttactatcactttttatcaatttaacacatccttgctgaataaaagtattgattttatttagaaaaaaaaaagaaagaaaaaaaaaaaattagtgaccccaaattactgaccagtagtgtatattgttattacaaaatatttatattttaaaaacatactttttttttttttttttttttttactttttagtcattaaagtatcctaaaaaagtatcacatgttctgaaaaaatattaagcagcagaactgttttccaactttgataatgaatcatcatattagaatgatttctaaaggatcatgtgataatgatcctaaaaattcagctttgcatcacagaaataaatgttaatttaaagtataataaatttaaaaacaattattttaaattgtaataatatatcacaatattacattttatttatttattttttattaatttttgaaggatttattttaagttgtaattttttttaaaaatattaaatttagtaatgtttccaaacttttgaccggtactgTATATGTCCCGTCTGTGACCCCAGAAGGACAGGTGCGACACCTTTAAGACGGTCTGCGTTGAATCCAGGTACATCATGCCAACCACTCGCCTGACATAGTGGCTTATGGAGTACAGCATGATGACAGCAAACCCAGCTATGCCTGTGGAGCATCACTGACGTCTGTCCCTGCAGGTAGAGGTACACTGTGGGCAGTAAGACGACGGTGATGCATCCGTCTGAGTCCAGAAAGAGCCGCAGGCCTTTGATAGCCAGAAAAGTGTGAATTAGACTATATCTGGAGGCCAGATCAGAACTGAATGACACCGCGTGTGTGAATGTAATGGGCTTCTGTCGACCCACGTGCACCTGGTCACTGCTGTGTTGGACATGAGTGTGTGAGATGAGTCCTGCACCATGACACCGGCACCCATACAGAGGAAGACGGGACATGCGGACATCATCTGAGGAGACAGTAACCATGGTAACAGTAGTTATTAAAAGTTgacaattaaatcaaataataaatggttgtatttttagttagatttttcttttgttttgttagatTTTATCTTATATCAAACAAAATCCTTTACACACTGGGTTTTATGTCTGCCTTTCAAGCACAATCCTTGTATGAGCTCAGTTTAAAAGGTATTTGCAACTCGTGTTCTAGACatattaattacaaagaaaacacacaaaacaactgacctgaataagttattaaaatgcactaaaattaacaatttatgCCGTTTTGAACGCATTAACCAACTCCAGACAAGTCCAGTGCTTCTGTGAGGCttaacacttcataataaaggTCTCTGAgttattgcaattaaataattttatataaacttgtcacgtttaaataaaaataatttacgaAATAATAACAATTTGTGTGTGAAATTTACTTATATTAggcattcatttatattatttaaccaAAAATCGTTTAAACACAGGAACTTTTATGCCATAGGCGCTTTCCACCAAGGCATCGCATCggatagttattttattttaaaggtctcGCGCTCTTAACTCATCAAGCAGGCTAAACGGGTTGTCGGCATGATACGACACGcaatataaatgcatgcatgtcaTTAATATCAGCTAATGCTGTTTATTGGGATGAGGTCGTCAGCAGTCAAACTGGTCACGCGAGCAATTTCGCAATGCATCCGTGATgtcattaatacatttttcatggcAGTTCATTAATGCAAGTAGGTCTGACATACAGTTGAATGGCAATGAATGACTCGAGACTGTACACTCCAGTGTCAACACTGTGATGACACTCGCGATGCGGACTTCATCGTTTTATCTTGCGCAGATCGAGTAGCTGACCGTTGATCCTACATGTTGATTGATCACCGATTGATTAGTTGCAGTGATAGCCTAGTTTCGTTTTCTCATCATGCTTCATTTGGGAGATGAGCTCACGCTGTTCTCTGTTGTCTTCATCGTGGTTCTGCTGGGATCCAGAAGCGCCGTCTGGCCCACGGTGCTCACGGGCTCTCTCTACCTCTTTCTGGTGATGTTCCGGTTCCCGCAGGTCCCCTCCAGCCGGGCCAGACAGGTGCTTCGGCCCGGGACTAGAGTGTCGTCGGGCGGCGTGTCAGCGGTGGCGCACCGCGGTGGTGGACACGACGCTCCCGAGAACACCATAGCTGCTATACGAGCGGTGAGCACTTCAGTATGCTGGTTTCtggttgattttattattattattttaatgtttaaatgtattttttttctcttgacagTATTAATTTGAAGCAACTGCATACTTATTTTTAAAGACCACATATAAAGTGATACAAAAAGTATCACACTGACAGCTCCGATGTGCGATTCGTGAGCGAGTCGGATCTTTTCGATGAATCGGTT
This window encodes:
- the tmem186 gene encoding LOW QUALITY PROTEIN: transmembrane protein 186 (The sequence of the model RefSeq protein was modified relative to this genomic sequence to represent the inferred CDS: inserted 2 bases in 1 codon), encoding MSAIVPLIKVESKHERAFKTNVRSCDAFRAPRGSRPGFTWYHINSLFGSNSLICDADDVRMSRLPLYGCRCHGAGLISHTHVQHSSDQVHVGRQKPITFTHAVSFSSDLASRYSLIHTFLAIKGLRLFLDSDGCITVVLLPTVYLYLQGQTSVMLXTGIAGFAVIMLYSISHYVRRVVGMMYLDSTQTVLKVSHLSFWGHRRDMYVSVSDVMTLGESGDTKGELILGLKRYSRSDTIYFSTRLGRMVDKNAFEKVFGSLS